A portion of the Lampris incognitus isolate fLamInc1 chromosome 9, fLamInc1.hap2, whole genome shotgun sequence genome contains these proteins:
- the cacng6b gene encoding voltage-dependent calcium channel gamma-6 subunit: MWSNFFVQQDEDGRIRVAGASPGGGLGGLAGMKAGRGQRRINRMSDSQEGKIKLAFFVSIVGVILTVLGVGTEFWVELSQPKYFSSNHTCQTAHYGLWKGCVRTLWVADIDPERTSCGPAALPGESNCTYFKFFTSGENAVIFKKTTSKNLNLAAAVLALMSLAMMVMGSICITMSLSKGVQFFLKPASFCFILSGVLVLLSILVFHQSVLALLSSDHSVPLHHELSWSMACVGSAGAILIVGGVLFLILSLPFSPWQKCLPHRDSAT; encoded by the exons ATGTGGTCCAACTTCTTTGTGCAGCAGGATGAGGACGGTCGCATCAGGGTGGCAGGGGCTAGCCCCGGCGGTGGGCTGGGGGGGTTGGCAGGAATGAAAGCCGGACGCGGTCAAAGGCGGATCAACAGAATGAGCGACAGCCAGGAGGGGAAGATCAAGCTGGCCTTCTTTGTGTCCATCGTCGGCGTGATCCTCACAGTGCTGGGCGTGGGGACAGAGTTTTGGGTGGAGCTGTCACAACCAAAGTACTTCAGCAGCAATCACACCTGCCAGACAGCTCATTATGGCCTGTGGAAGGGCTGCGTCAGGACCCTGTGGGTAGCTGACATTGACCCAGAGAGAACAAGCTGTGGCCCCGCTGCACTACCTGGAG AATCGAACTGCACGTACTTCAAGTTCTTCACCTCCGGGGAGAACGCGGTCATCTTCAAGAAGACAACCAGCAAAA ATCTGAACCTGGCAGCGGCCGTCCTGGCTCTGATGAGTCTGGCCATGATGGTGATGGGCTCCATCTGTATCACCATGTCCCTCAGCAAAGGGGTGCAGTTCTTCCTGAAGCCCGCATCCTTCTGCTTCATCCTATCAG GTGTTCTGGTCCTTCTGTCTATCCTGGTCTTCCACCAATCAGTGCTGGCCTTGTTGTCCAGCGACCACTCCGTACCGTTACACCATGAGTTGTCCTGGTCCATGGCCTGCGTGGGCTCTGCCGGAGCCATCCTCATCGTCGGAGGTGTCCTGTTCCTCATCCTGTCTCTTCCCTTCAGTCCCTGGCAGAAATGTCTGCCTCACAGAGATAGTGCCACTTAG